A genomic region of Aphis gossypii isolate Hap1 unplaced genomic scaffold, ASM2018417v2 Contig00458, whole genome shotgun sequence contains the following coding sequences:
- the LOC126554262 gene encoding zinc finger protein 350-like — MFKCDQCPSVFTAKHNLTVHQKKHTGVRIPCTVCPSTFSFKTSLNKHLKNAHGIINVPAHLRPLPAAPIIDQQTRPSVIQFAPPTTPQIQIAPQIFVPDVPAGGSHVLSEDVPAGGSRVLSEDDICMFAMDAYEMLDADTESYTSAVNGKRVSVANTTSAARAKRRVWISLNPPGLMKFRRPQIGRSCGTTLKISPIQKFIQTFSVHLYLS, encoded by the exons atgtttaaatgcGATCAGTGCCCCTCGGTTTTCACcgcaaaacataatttaactgTGCACCAAAAGAAGCATACCGGTGTGCGTATTCCATGCACCGTATGTCCATCAACATTTTCTTTCAAGACCAGCCTCAACAAACATTTGAAGAACGCTCATG gtATCATTAACGTTCCGGCTCACTTGAGACCATTGCCTGCTGCTCCGATCATCGATCAGCAAACACGACCAAGCGTGATACAGTTCGCGCCTCCTACCACCCCGCAGATTCAAATAGCGCCTCAAATTTTTGTACCGGATGTCCCGGCTGGTGGATCGCACGTGTTATCCGAAGATGTCCCGGCTGGCGGATCGCGCGTGTTATCCGAAGATGACATATGTATGTTCGCAATGGATGCATATGAAATGCTAGACGCCGATACag aATCTTACACTTCTGCTGTAAATGGTAAACGCGTTTCTGTTGCCAACACCACCTCAGCTGCTAGGGCAAAAAGGCGCGTATGGATCTCGTTAAATCCCCCGGGTTTAATGAAATTTCGTCGTCCGCAAATAGGAAGATCGTGTGGTACTACGCTAAAAATATCaccaatacaaaaatttattcaGACTTTCTCCGTCCACTTATACCTGagctaa
- the LOC126554264 gene encoding uncharacterized protein LOC126554264 produces the protein MASSLSSLAENLVTPEHDNFRETAKHFVTGDMPLVTRKGVYPYEYTDSWERLKDMSLPRKQDFYSTLTETGIKDNEFEHAKEVWDHFDCKTLGDYSDLYLKIDVLLLADVFENFRDLCMSAYNLDAAHYFTAPGLSFDAMLKFTGQKLQLLHDYDMLLMFENGIRGGLVQASKRYAKANNVKTPGYNETKDKSWIIYQDCNNLYGWAMSQYMPYDGFKWVEPTLN, from the exons ATGGCATCGAGTCTGTCGTCCCTGGCTGAAAATTTGGTTACACCCGAACATGACAACTTCCGTGAGACAGCCAAACATTTTGTCACCGGAGATATGCCGCTCGTGACTCGTAAGGGTGTGTACCCGTACGAGTACACGGATAGTTGGGAGCGGCTGAAGGATATGAGTTTACCGAGGAAGCAAGATTTTTATAGTACGTTGACAGAGACCGGGATCAAGGATAATGAGTTTGAGCACGCGAAGGAGGTCTGGGACCACTTCGACTGTAAGACGCTTGGTGACTACAGTGACTTGTATTTGAAGATCGATGTGCTGTTGTTGGCGGACGTCTTTGAAAACTTCCGCGACCTATGTATGAGCGCGTACAACCTGGACGCCGCTCATTATTTCACCGCCCCAGGCTTGAGTTTTGACGCGATGCTTAAGTTTACCGGTCAAAAGCTACAGTTATTGCATGATTACGACATGTTGCTGATGTTCGAAAAtg gtatacgtgGTGGACTAGTGCAAGCGAGCAAACGGTATGCGAAGGCGAATAATGTCAAGACCCCGGGATACAACGAGACGAAGGATAAATCATGGATAATTTATCAGGact gtaacaACTTGTATGGATGGGCAATGTCTCAGTACATGCCATACGATGGATTCAAGTGGGTTGAACCTACATTGAATTGA
- the LOC126554263 gene encoding uncharacterized protein LOC126554263, translated as MPSGSKVRKLMATFEKKDNYIIHYRNLQQVIENGLIVEKVHRVIQFNQSDWLAKYIELNTEMRKKAKNYFEKDFFKLMNNAVFGKTMQSKRKEMKMELVSCERRLQKLINKCTFKHCTNYNENLNAVALENKIIRFDKPIYIGFAVLDISKTLMYDYHYNVMKKFYRDKIKLMYTDTDSLVYHIDTENFYVDLAVNRNLLDRMDTANLPNDHPCYVAERKKSPGYFSDEVDGNVITEFCALRAKSYAFNVYAGAEDRVGGEKIKAKGIRAHVVKNHMTMEDHRKCLFGEAGVEAYKENVSIRSFNHQLVTIKTRKLTYNSYDDDKRVVLEDKINTLAHGHYSIE; from the exons ATGCCAAGTGGTTCGAAGGTACGGAAGTTGATGGCAACGTtcgaaaaaaaagataattatattatacactatcgAAACCTGCAGCAGGTGATTGAAAATGGACTTATAGTTgaaaag GTACATAGAGTAATACAATTCAACCAGTCTGACTGGCTGGCTAAATATATTGAGTTGAACACCGAGATGAGGAAGAAGGCAAAGAATTATTTTGAGAaagacttttttaaattaatgaataacgcTGTATTTG gtaAAACAATGCAATCGAAGAGGAAGGAGATGAAGATGGAGTTGGTGTCATGTGAAAGGAGATTGcaaaaacttataaacaaGTGTACGTTCAAACACTGTACAAATTACAATGAGAACCTTAATGCTGTCGCCCTGGAGAATAAGATTATTAGATTTGACAAACCTATTTATATtg gaTTTGCAGTACTAGACATAAGTAAGACGCTGATGTACGactatcattataatgtaatgaagaAATTCTACAgagacaaaattaaattaatgtacacTGATacag ATTCACTAGTATATCATATTGATACTGAAAATTTTTATGTGGACTTGGCGGTTAATCGTAACTTGTTGGACCGGATGGACACCGCCAACCTGCCCAATGACCATCCGTGCTATGTGGCAGAAAGAAAGAAGTCTCCGGGGTACTTTTCTGATGAGGTGGATGGGAATGTGATTACCGAGTTCTGTGCGTTGAGGGCAAAGTCCTACGCTTTTAATGTGTATGCTGGAGCAGAGGACAGAGTTGGTGGTGAAAAGATCAAGGCGAAGGGTATCAGAGCTCATGTTGTTAAGAACCACATGACGATGGAAGACCATAGGAAGTGTTTGTTTGGTGAAGCTGGAGTGGAGGCATACAAGGAGAATGTATCAATACGGTCATTCAACCACCAGCTAGTAACGATAAAGACCAGGAAGTTGACTTATAATAGTTACGATGATGACAAGAGGGTGGTGTTGGAAGACAAAATAAACACACTAGCCCATGGACATTACAGTATAGAGTAa